A part of Carassius carassius chromosome 32, fCarCar2.1, whole genome shotgun sequence genomic DNA contains:
- the wdhd1 gene encoding WD repeat and HMG-box DNA-binding protein 1, producing MPCERKPMRYGHSEGHTDVCFDDEGKCIVTCGSDGDVRIWESLDDDDPKSINVGEKVYSLALKNGKIVTAVSNNTVQIHTFPEGDPDGILTRFTTNANHVTFNSSGSRVAAGSSDFIVKIVDVVDSSQQKTLRGHDAPILSVALDPSDDFLASSSCDGSVTVWSIESQTQVAQWKILQKSSDVSNAKSLCRLAWQPRSGKLLAVPVDLTIQLYDKKTWKHISTLSDDLITQVVNVVVWSPCGKFLAAGTVGGNLLIWDVEAKLCIERQKHEKGFTVCGMAWHPSGGRIAYTDTEGCLGLLEGVSSSSPSSSSTVHSTKDTVAKEKKDYDDLFDEDDDRMLDEGMSDSRSPVKKPVMEEDDDDDDLMPATGRPRNRGSFLDDDDNSQDAASVKLDGVPEEDGSSAILPAVGPAVSRPVYEGPMPTQPQRAFQPGSTPMHLMHRFMVWNSVGIVRGYNDDQDNAIDVEFHDTAIHHAMHLTNTLGHTMADLSQEAVLLACEGTDELASKIQCLHFSCWDTHKDWIVDLPKGEDVRALCLGQGWAAVATSALMVRLFSIGGVQKEIFSLPGAVVCMAGHGEQLLIVYHRGTGFDGDQALGVQLLQLGSKRRQVMHGEPLPLSWKSYLAWMGFTAEGTPCCIDSEGVVRMLNRTLGNTWSPVCNTRDSCKSKSDHYWVVGVHENPQQLRCIPCKGSRYPPTLPRPAVAVLPFNLPYCQTTTEKGQMEEQYWRSMLFHNHYGFLSSSGYEIDSEGQSQAEKEQQELLMKMFALSCKLEREFRCVELAEMMTHSVVTLAIRYASRSRRMALAQRLSELALEKANQFQEEELEEEEPAYQRGSRQMSSRQAQVENGCEEEDEDYQQEEQMDAEESTETRKPSLNPFKKGGKSPERPSPKPMSREGRVNPFKVSGAGKSSSSPAGQPRTTNVLDSMTMSSRKPASLGGTSKQGKAPVLKPLAPKPKSKTQATLLQMSASKGNSKKLEDSQSEAEKVKVAPAATPPASVENVENRKPKTGFQLWLEENRKSILADNPDFEEMDVIKEGMGRFRTLSAEERLNWTERAKGDSDPKKRKREDEGQINEQMESDEGSAKKKKPLDTSAKLSAFAFNKE from the exons ATGCCGTGTGAAAGGAAGCCCATGCGTTACGGTCACTCAGAAGGACACACTGATGTCTGCTTTGATGATGAGGGAAA GTGTATCGTGACCTGTGGGAGTGACGGTGATGTCCGCATATGGGAAAGTCTAGATGATGACGATCCCAAGTCCATAAATGTCGGAGAGAAGGTCTATTCTCTAGCATTGAAA AATGGAAAGATAGTTACAGCAGTTTCCAACAACACAGTTCAGATTCACACTTTCCCAGAGGGAGATCCAGATGGGATTCTCACTCGGTTCACCACCAACGCAAACCACGTCACCTTCAACAGCAGCGGGTCAAGAGTGGCTGCAGGCTCCAG TGACTTTATTGTGAAGATAGTGGACGTGGTGGACAGCAGTCAGCAGAAGACCCTACGTGGACATGACGCTCCCATCCTCAGTGTGGCTCTTGACCCCTCTGATGATTTCCTT GCTTCCTCCAGCTGTGATGGATCGGTTACTGTATGGTCTATTGAGTCACAG ACTCAAGTAGCTCAATGGAAAATTCTCCAGAAGTCGAGTGATGTGAGCAATGCCAAGTCTCTCTGTAGGCTTGCATGGCAGCCTCGTTCTGGAAAG CTGCTTGCCGTACCGGTGGACTTGACCATTCAGTTGTATGacaaaaaaacatggaaacataTCAGTACGCTCTCTGATGACCTCATCACACAG GTTGTTAATGTTGTGGTCTGGTCGCCGTGTGGGAAGTTTCTGGCTGCAGGAACAGTTGGTGGAAACCTGTTGATTTGGGATGTAGAGGCCAAACTGTGTATCGAGAG ACAGAAACACGAGAAAGGGTTCACTGTGTGTGGGATGGCGTGGCATCCCTCAGGGGGCCGGATTGCTTACACTGACACAGAGGGCTGCCTCGGGCTCCTGGAAGGCGTGTCGTCCTCTTCGCCATCCTCTTCCTCTACTGTCCATAGCACCAAG GACACTGtagctaaagaaaaaaaagactatgaTGACCTTTTTGATGAGGACGATGACCGGATGCTAGACGAGGGCATGAGTGACTCGCGGTCTCCGGTGAAGAAGCCCGTCATGGAGGAGGATGACGACGACGATGACCTCATGCCTGCCACGGGCAGACCACGGAACAGAGGGTCCTTCCTGGATGATGATGACAATTCTCAGG ATGCAGCCTCCGTTAAACTGGATGGAGTTCCAGAGGAGGATGGCAGCAGTGCTATTCTTCCTGCTGTGGGTCCTGCAGTGTCCCGTCCCGTATACGAGGGTCCCATGCCCACACAACCCCAAAGGGCTTTCCAGCCGGGATCCACCCCAATGCACCTCATGCATCGCTTTATG GTGTGGAACTCTGTGGGTATCGTCCGTGGCTATAACGATGATCAGGACAATGCCATTGATGTGGAGTTTCACGATACTGCGATCCATCATGCCATGCACCTCACAAACACCCTGGGCCACACCATGGCTGATCTATCCCAGGAGGCCGTGCTGCTGGCCTGTGAGGGAACTGATGAGCTTGCCAG taAGATTCAGTGTTTGCATTTCTCATGCTGGGACACTCATAAGGACTGGATAGTGGATCTTCCTAAAGGAGAGGATGTTCGTGCGTTGTGTTTGGGTCAGGGCTGGGCTGCAGTGGCCACCAGTGCTCTGATGGTCAGGCTGTTCTCTATTGGTGGAGTACAGAAGGAGATCTTCAGCCTGCCTGGAGCTGTTGTCTGCATGGCAGGACACGGAGAGCAGCTCCTCATCGTGTATCACAGAG GTACTGGGTTTGATGGAGATCAGGCCCTTGGCGTACAGCTGCTCCAGCTCGGGAGCAAGAGAAGACAGGTGATGCATGGAGAACCATTGCCTCTCTCATGGAAGTCCTACCTGGCATGGATGGGCTTCACTGCAGAGG GAACCCCATGCTGTATTGACTCAGAGGGTGTTGTACGTATGCTGAACCGGACCCTGGGGAACACATGGTCTCCTGTCTGTAACACCAGAGACAGCTGCAAGAGCAAATCAGACCATTACTGGGTTGTTGGGGTTCATGAGAATCCACAGCAACTCAG aTGTATCCCATGTAAAGGCTCGCGTTACCCACCTACCCTACCTCGCCCTGCTGTGGCCGTGCTGCCCTTTAACCTGCCTTATTGCCAGACCACCACAGAGAAAGGCCAAATGGAG gaGCAATACTGGCGTTCCATGCTCTTTCATAACCACTATGGCTTTCTGTCATCCAGTGGTTATGAAATTGACAGCGAGGGTCAGTCTCAGGCTGAGAAAGAGCAGCAGGAACTGCTAATGAAGATGTTCGCT CTGTCATGTAAACTGGAGCGAGAGTTCCGCTGCGTGGAGCTGGCTGAGATGATGACTCACAGCGTTGTGACGCTCGCCATCCGTTACGCGTCCCGTTCCAGACGCATGGCACTGGCACAGAGACTCAGTGAACTCGCCCTGGAAAAGGCCAATCAGTTTCAAGAGGAGGAGCTGGAAGAAGAAGAGCCAGCCTATCAGAG AGGATCCCGTCAGATGAGCAGCAGACAAGCACAAGTAGAAAATGGctgtgaggaggaggatgaagattaTCAACAAGAGGAGCAAATGGATGCAGAAGAATCAACCGAGACCAGGAAGCCAA GTTTGAATCCATTTAAAAAAGGAGGAAAATCACCTGAAAGACCTTCTCCTAAACCAA TGAGTAGAGAAGGACGGGTGAACCCTTTTAAG GTGTCTGGTGCAGGAAAGTCGTCAAGTTCACCAGCTGGTCAGCCCAGAACAACTAATGTTTTGGACAGCATGACAATGTCCAGCAGAAAACCTGCATCTCTCGGCGGCACATCAAAACAGGGCAAAGCCCCAGTCCTGAAGCCCCTGGCACCCAAACCCAAGTCCAAG ACCCAGGCCACTCTGCTGCAGATGAGTGCCTCTAAAGGGAACAGTAAGAAACTGGAGGACAGTCAAAGTGAAGCTGAGAAAGTGAAAGTAGCCCCTGCAGCTACACCTCCAGCATCAGTGGagaatgttgaaaacagaaa GCCGAAAACTGGCTTTCAGCTGTGGCTTGAGGAGAATAGGAAGAGCATTCTCGCTGACAATCCTGACTTTGAGGAAATGGATGTTATCAAGGAAGGCATGGGGCGTTTCCGCACtctttcagcagaagaaagactg AACTGGACGGAGAGAGCAAAGGGCGACTCTGACCCCAAGAAACGAAAGCGTGAAGATGAAggacaaataaatgaacaaatggaGTCTGATGAGGGCAGCGCCAAAAAGAAAAAGCCACTGGATACTTCGGCTAAACTCTCTGCTTTTGCATTTAACAAAGAATAG
- the socs4 gene encoding suppressor of cytokine signaling 4, translating to MSERKPKNADTRPKNLRSWSADSYIRSIKKRSRGSHHETASRGEEGEGTDDQTVRSASSPRRHRERKCSCTIPRETDPDSPCRKALSRRSLRQKFQDAVGQCLPLRNHHHHHHHQSGSSRPFSVLLWSKRKIHVSELMEDKCPFSPKSELAQCWHLIKKHGTHTKPSLSIETEPKGPLLSSSPPKLISWEEISSTGASSLDDWDPSLADGDTECCAHTDYILVPDLLQINNSPCYWGVLDRFEAEQLLEGQPEGTFLLRDSAQDEYLFSVSFRRYSRSLHARIEQNGKRFSFDGRDPCMYRDSSVTGLLKHYSDPTTCLFFEPLLSRPLSRNFPFSLQHMCRAVICSCTTYQGIDNLPLPYSLRHFLRQYHYRCNGACAV from the coding sequence ATGTCAGAGAGGAAGCCCAAAAACGCAGATACACGTCCCAAGAACCTGAGGAGCTGGAGCGCTGATAGTTACATCCGCAGTATTAAAAAACGCTCCCGTGGGTCACACCATGAGACAGCGTCCAGAGGGGAAGAGGGGGAGGGGACAGACGACCAGACTGTACGCTCTGCTTCTAGTCCTCGGAGACATCGAGAACGAAAGTGCAGCTGTACGATCCCTAGAGAAACGGATCCAGACTCTCCTTGCAGGAAAGCCCTGTCCCGCCGGTCTCTGAGGCAGAAGTTTCAAGACGCCGTCGGCCAGTGTCTCCCTCTTCGcaatcaccaccaccaccatcaccacCAGTCTGGATCCTCACGTCCATTCTCCGTCCTTCTTTGGTCCAAACGGAAGATTCATGTGTCCGAGCTCATGGAGGACAAGTGTCCGTTTTCTCCGAAATCCGAATTGGCTCAGTGTTGGCATCTGATTAAGAAGCATGGCACTCACACCAAACCTTCTTTAAGCATCGAAACCGAACCCAAAGGCCCCTTGTTATCCTCTTCTCCTCCAAAGCTCATTTCATGGGAAGAGATCAGCTCTACTGGGGCTTCTAGTCTGGATGACTGGGATCCGTCTTTAGCAGATGGAGACACTGAGTGCTGCGCCCACACTGACTACATCCTGGTTCCTGACCTGCTTCAGATCAACAACAGCCCTTGTTATTGGGGTGTCCTGGATCGTTTCGAAGCTGAGCAGCTTTTGGAAGGGCAACCAGAGGGGACTTTTCTGCTCCGAGACTCTGCTCAGGATGAATACCTTTTCTCAGTTAGCTTCAGACGCTATAGCCGCTCCCTCCATGCTCGAATAGAGCAAAACGGGAAGCGCTTTAGCTTTGATGGCCGTGACCCTTGTATGTACAGAGATTCCAGTGTCACGGGCCTGTTGAAGCATTACAGTGACCCAACCACATGCCTATTTTTTGAGCCTCTTCTCTCTCGTCCACTATCTAGGAACTTTCCTTTCTCTCTGCAGCACATGTGCAGAGCGGTCATCTGTAGCTGTACAACATATCAGGGCATTGACAACTTGCCTTTACCCTACAGTTTGAGACACTTCCTTAGGCAATACCACTATAGATGCAATGGAGCTTGTGCTGTTTGA
- the LOC132112530 gene encoding glucosamine 6-phosphate N-acetyltransferase-like — protein sequence MSCRNAELKISVTGFIQAVNIHMSPASGMLLDETPLFDPSLLKELDWSSNTVSFSPPISPSQPGEGLVLRPLCTADLDRGFYKVLSQLTVAGDVTEEQFKANFEHMKKSGDYYVIVVEDTNLGQIVATATLIIEHKFIHACAKRGRVEEVVVSDVCRGKQLGKLLVSTLTLLSKKLQCYKVTLECVPKNVEFYKKLGYSASDETYMQCRFFD from the exons ATGTCATGCAGGAACGCTGAACTGAAGATCTCTGTAACTGGATTCATTCAAGCGGTCAATATCCATATGTCTCC GGCCTCTGGAATGTTGCTCGACGAGACTCCCCTGTTTGATCCTTCTCTGCTTAAAGAGCTGGACTGGAGCAGCAACACAGTCTCCTTCTCACCCCCTATTTCTCCCTCTCAGCCCGGAGAAGGTCTGGTCCTCCGTCCTCTCTGTACTGCTGACCTAGACAGAG GCTTCTATAAGGTCTTATCACAGCTCACAGTGGCTGGGGATGTCACAGAAGAACAGTTCAAAG caaaTTTTGAGCATATGAAGAAATCTGGAGACTATTATGTGATAGTGGTGGAAGACACAAACCTTGGACAAATTGTTGCCACAGCAACACTCATCATAGAGCACAAATTTATCCATGCTTGTGCAAAG AGGGGGCGTGTGGAAGAAGTGGTTGTGAGTGACGTTTGCAGAGGGAAACAGCTTGGAAAACT gtTGGTATCAACGTTGACTCTCCTCAGCAAAAAATTGCAGTGCTACAAAGTAACACTTGAGTGTGTGCCGAAAAATGTGGAGTTTTATAAGAAGCTTGGCTACTCCGCTTCAGATGAGACTTACATGCAGTGCCGGTTCTTTGACTGA
- the LOC132112528 gene encoding serine/threonine/tyrosine-interacting protein A-like, producing the protein MDEGNKLQFPSLPAAKEEQLDWAYPMRREMQEILPGLFLGPYSAAMKSKLSMLEKQGITHIVCVRQDIEANFIKPNFPHKFRYLVLDIADNPVENIIRYFPMTKEFIDGCLETGGKALVHGNAGISRSAALVIAYLMETFGVKYRDAFSHVQERRFCINPNVGFVHQLQEYEAIYLAKLTIKMMSPIQLGRSFSIQAGMPGSRKRTLEEDEDFGSMQVTAAQNG; encoded by the exons ATGGACGAAGGGAATAAACTCCAGTTCCCGTCCCTTCCCGCCGCCAAAGAAGAGCAGCTG GACTGGGCATATCCAATGAGGAGAGAGATGCAG GAAATCCTCCCAGGCTTGTTTCTTGGCCCTTATTCAGCTGCTATGAAGAGTAAG CTCTCAATGCTGGAGAAGCAGGGGATAACTCACATTGTGTGTGTCAGACAAGACATTGAGGCCAACTTTATAAAGCCAAACTTTCCTCATAAATTTAG GTACCTTGTTTTAGATATAGCAGATAACCCTGTGGAGAATATTATTAGATATTTCCCAATG ACTAAAGAATTTATTGATGGATGTTTAGAGACGGGGG GAAAGGCACTTGTTCATGGAAATGCAGGGATATCAAGAAG TGCTGCCTTAGTTATTGCCTACCTTATGGAGACATTTGGTGTGAAATACAG GGATGCGTTTAGTCATGTACAGGAGAGACGATTTTGCATTAATCCCAATGTAGGCTTTGTTCATCAGCTACAG GAATATGAAGCAATATATCTTGCAAAGCTTACCATCAAGATGATGTCACCCATCCAGTTGGGCAGGTCTTTCTCCATCCAAGCTGGGATGCCAG GAAGTCGAAAGCGAACACTAGAAGAGGATGAAGATTTCGGGAGTATGCAAGTTACAGCAGCACAAAATGGATAG